The proteins below are encoded in one region of Ricinus communis isolate WT05 ecotype wild-type chromosome 6, ASM1957865v1, whole genome shotgun sequence:
- the LOC8279213 gene encoding uncharacterized protein LOC8279213 isoform X1 — MGLMGLLVNVAVECFDVLAWPLFALGYPLCASIQAIETDSKSDTEKLITYWVCLSLILLYEHAFAKLLEWLPSWPYIKLIIVGCLVIPHFGGSFYVYKKLVHPCMSVDPHSILDWFIKLKEFLEQDNLPVDVKREAKETVPDAVENLIAFGTLTALKPKLEHAKDAKQESDAVAIMEKSAKQESDAVAIMEKNEATSTKQVRQIKPDFALSGNRTCASVEIKEMTETMIADRDLLDIPPSKTIRENWTCDGCQVTTASETDNTHLQGKQHEGTSEVLEAENQTSNAKTHASVETHLPLESKEMDSATLAGTDIPDRQHPKDVQKMWICSVCQETTTSAADFILHFQGKQHVDACEKLKGNEETLKSKTFSASATVSAPPHSSCDLPEKLQSNNRQPPWNFCAVCEVTVTSKMDLISHFQGRRHEGALEKLKVKIETSRSNIFPTMVEKEMTGSDLPDQQNCKHVQIPWICGICRTTIKDEASVVSHLQGKRHLNACERAKSLIQTLKRDVSPASTGKKSNSSEEAEKYRSGNVSSPKNTSSKVKKQGKQENMKGGVVEVRNAVWRCTICKISCNSEGNMDSHLNGSKHLANWKVLNGAGGSGLA, encoded by the exons ATGGGTTTAATGGGTCTTCTCGTCAATGTTGCTGTGGAATGTTTTGATGTTCTTGCATG GCCTCTCTTTGCATTGGGTTATCCTTT ATGTGCTTCCATTCAAGCTATTGAGACAGACTCGAAGTCAGACACCGAGAAGCTGATCACTTATTGGGTCTGCTTGTCCTTGATTTTGCTATATGAACATGCTTTTGCAAAGCTACTTGAATG GTTGCCCTCCTGGCCGTATATTAAGCTAATAATTGTCGGCTGCTTGGTTATACCTCATTTCGGTGgttctttttatgtttataaaaagCTTGTCCATCCATGCATGTCTGTCGACCCACACAGCATCCTTGATTGGTTCATCAAGCTGAAGGAGTTCTTAGAACAAGATAACCTTCCAGTTGATGTAAAGAGAGAAGCAAAAGAAACTGTACCTGATGCTGTGGAGAATCTCATTGCTTTTGGTACTTTAACAGCTCTCAAG CCAAAGCTTGAACATGCTAAAGATGCAAAGCAAGAAAGTGATGCTGTGGCAATAATGGAGAAGAGTGCAAAGCAAGAAAGTGATGCTGTGGCAATAATGGAGAAGAATGAAGCGACCTCAACCAAGCAG GTTAGACAAATCAAACCTGACTTTGCACTGTCAGGAAACAGAACATGTGCATCTGTGGAGATCAAAGAAATGACAGAAACAATGATAGCAGATAGAGATCTCCTTGACATACCGCCTTCCAAGACAATCCGAGAGAACTGGACTTGTGATGGATGTCAGGTTACAACTGCAAGTGAGACAGATAACACACATCTTCAAGGAAAGCAACATGAGGGTACTTCTGAGGTGCTGGAAGCTGAAAACCAGACATCCAATGCCAAAACCCATGCTTCAGTGGAAACACATTTGCCTCTGGAAAGTAAAGAAATGGATAGCGCAACATTAGCAGGTACAGATATTCCTGATAGACAACATCCTAAGGATGTCCAGAAGATGTGGATTTGTTCTgtatgtcaagaaacaaccacAAGTGCGGCAGactttattttacattttcaaGGAAAGCAACATGTGGATGCTTGTGAGAAGCTGAAAGGCAATGAAGAGACATTGAAAAGCAAGACTTTTTCTGCTTCAGCTACAGTTAGTGCACCTCCTCACTCTAGTTGCGATCTTCCTGAAAAACTACAATCTAATAACAGACAACCACCATGGAATTTTTGTGCTGTTTGTGAAGTAACAGTCACAAGTAAGATGGACCTTATTTCACATTTTCAGGGAAGGCGGCATGAGGGTGCTCTAGAGAAGCTGAAAGTTAAGATTGAGACATCAAGAAGCAATATTTTCCCTACGATggtggaaaaagaaatgactGGTAGTGATCTTCCTGACCAACAAAATTGTAAGCATGTCCAAATTCCATGGATTTGTGGTATCTGTCGAACAACAATCAAGGATGAGGCAAGCGTTGTTTCACATCTTCAAGGAAAGCGACATCTGAATGCTTGTGAGAGGGCGAAAAGCCTGATACAGACACTGAAAAGGGATGTTTCCCCTGCTTCGACGGGAAAGAAATCTAATTCATCTGAAGAGGCAGAGAAGTATAGATCGGGCAATGTGTCTTCACCAAAAAATACAAGCAGCAAAGTGAAGAAGCAAGGTAAGCAAGAGAACATGAAGGGCGGAGTTGTTGAGGTCAGAAATGCTGTCTGGCGGTGTACTATTTGCAAGATAAGCTGTAATAGTGAGGGAAACATGGACAGTCACCTCAACGGGAGTAAGCACTTGGCTAATTGGAAAGTACTGAATGGTGCTGGGGGCAGTGGGCTGGCCTGA
- the LOC8279213 gene encoding uncharacterized protein LOC8279213 isoform X2 — protein MGLMGLLVNVAVECFDVLAWPLFALGYPLCASIQAIETDSKSDTEKLITYWVCLSLILLYEHAFAKLLEWLPSWPYIKLIIVGCLVIPHFGGSFYVYKKLVHPCMSVDPHSILDWFIKLKEFLEQDNLPVDVKREAKETVPDAVENLIAFGTLTALKPKLEHAKDAKQESDAVAIMEKNEATSTKQVRQIKPDFALSGNRTCASVEIKEMTETMIADRDLLDIPPSKTIRENWTCDGCQVTTASETDNTHLQGKQHEGTSEVLEAENQTSNAKTHASVETHLPLESKEMDSATLAGTDIPDRQHPKDVQKMWICSVCQETTTSAADFILHFQGKQHVDACEKLKGNEETLKSKTFSASATVSAPPHSSCDLPEKLQSNNRQPPWNFCAVCEVTVTSKMDLISHFQGRRHEGALEKLKVKIETSRSNIFPTMVEKEMTGSDLPDQQNCKHVQIPWICGICRTTIKDEASVVSHLQGKRHLNACERAKSLIQTLKRDVSPASTGKKSNSSEEAEKYRSGNVSSPKNTSSKVKKQGKQENMKGGVVEVRNAVWRCTICKISCNSEGNMDSHLNGSKHLANWKVLNGAGGSGLA, from the exons ATGGGTTTAATGGGTCTTCTCGTCAATGTTGCTGTGGAATGTTTTGATGTTCTTGCATG GCCTCTCTTTGCATTGGGTTATCCTTT ATGTGCTTCCATTCAAGCTATTGAGACAGACTCGAAGTCAGACACCGAGAAGCTGATCACTTATTGGGTCTGCTTGTCCTTGATTTTGCTATATGAACATGCTTTTGCAAAGCTACTTGAATG GTTGCCCTCCTGGCCGTATATTAAGCTAATAATTGTCGGCTGCTTGGTTATACCTCATTTCGGTGgttctttttatgtttataaaaagCTTGTCCATCCATGCATGTCTGTCGACCCACACAGCATCCTTGATTGGTTCATCAAGCTGAAGGAGTTCTTAGAACAAGATAACCTTCCAGTTGATGTAAAGAGAGAAGCAAAAGAAACTGTACCTGATGCTGTGGAGAATCTCATTGCTTTTGGTACTTTAACAGCTCTCAAG CCAAAGCTTGAACATGCTAAAGATGCAAAGCAAGAAA GTGATGCTGTGGCAATAATGGAGAAGAATGAAGCGACCTCAACCAAGCAG GTTAGACAAATCAAACCTGACTTTGCACTGTCAGGAAACAGAACATGTGCATCTGTGGAGATCAAAGAAATGACAGAAACAATGATAGCAGATAGAGATCTCCTTGACATACCGCCTTCCAAGACAATCCGAGAGAACTGGACTTGTGATGGATGTCAGGTTACAACTGCAAGTGAGACAGATAACACACATCTTCAAGGAAAGCAACATGAGGGTACTTCTGAGGTGCTGGAAGCTGAAAACCAGACATCCAATGCCAAAACCCATGCTTCAGTGGAAACACATTTGCCTCTGGAAAGTAAAGAAATGGATAGCGCAACATTAGCAGGTACAGATATTCCTGATAGACAACATCCTAAGGATGTCCAGAAGATGTGGATTTGTTCTgtatgtcaagaaacaaccacAAGTGCGGCAGactttattttacattttcaaGGAAAGCAACATGTGGATGCTTGTGAGAAGCTGAAAGGCAATGAAGAGACATTGAAAAGCAAGACTTTTTCTGCTTCAGCTACAGTTAGTGCACCTCCTCACTCTAGTTGCGATCTTCCTGAAAAACTACAATCTAATAACAGACAACCACCATGGAATTTTTGTGCTGTTTGTGAAGTAACAGTCACAAGTAAGATGGACCTTATTTCACATTTTCAGGGAAGGCGGCATGAGGGTGCTCTAGAGAAGCTGAAAGTTAAGATTGAGACATCAAGAAGCAATATTTTCCCTACGATggtggaaaaagaaatgactGGTAGTGATCTTCCTGACCAACAAAATTGTAAGCATGTCCAAATTCCATGGATTTGTGGTATCTGTCGAACAACAATCAAGGATGAGGCAAGCGTTGTTTCACATCTTCAAGGAAAGCGACATCTGAATGCTTGTGAGAGGGCGAAAAGCCTGATACAGACACTGAAAAGGGATGTTTCCCCTGCTTCGACGGGAAAGAAATCTAATTCATCTGAAGAGGCAGAGAAGTATAGATCGGGCAATGTGTCTTCACCAAAAAATACAAGCAGCAAAGTGAAGAAGCAAGGTAAGCAAGAGAACATGAAGGGCGGAGTTGTTGAGGTCAGAAATGCTGTCTGGCGGTGTACTATTTGCAAGATAAGCTGTAATAGTGAGGGAAACATGGACAGTCACCTCAACGGGAGTAAGCACTTGGCTAATTGGAAAGTACTGAATGGTGCTGGGGGCAGTGGGCTGGCCTGA
- the LOC125370306 gene encoding secreted RxLR effector protein 161-like yields the protein MVGSLMYLTATIPNLAFVVSLISRFMERPTEMHQQVVKRVLRYLKGTIELGILYKKRGQEMLVGYSDSDYAGDIEDRKSTSGYVFLISSGAVAWSSKKQPVVTLSTTEAEFIVAASCARQAVWMRRILEKLGYNQSKCTDIFCDNSSIIKLSKNPVMHGRSKHIDVRFHFLGDLTKDGVVKLEHCGSKDQLADIMTKPLRLKVFVRLRELLGVSSKLTANCISV from the coding sequence ATGGTAGGCAGCCTCATGTATCTGACTGCTACCATACCTAACTTGGCATTTGTGGTGAGCTTAATTAGTAGATTTATGGAAAGGCCAACTGAAATGCATCAACAAGTTGTTAAAAGGGTACTTCGTTACTTAAAAGGAACCATCGAGTTGGGAATTCTTTACAAGAAAAGAGGACAAGAAATGTTGGTTGGCTACTCAGACAGTGATTATGCTGGAGATATTGAGGATCGAAAAAGTACATCAGGGTATGTGTTCTTAATTAGTTCAGGTGCAGTAGCTTGGTCCTCAAAGAAGCAGCCAGTAGTCACCCTCTCTACCACTGAAGCTGAATTCATAGTCGCTGCCTCTTGTGCTCGTCAAGCTGTATGGATGCGTAGGATTCTTGAAAAACTTGGTTACAATCAAAGTAAATGTACAGATATTTTTTGTGACAACAGTTCTATAATCAAGTTATCTAAGAATCCGGTTATGCATGGAAGAAGCAAACACATTGATGTTAGATTTCATTTCCTCGGAGATCTAACAAAAGATGGGGTTGTTAAGCTGGAGCATTGTGGTTCTAAAGATCAACTAGCTGATATTATGACTAAGCCTTTAAGACTTAAAGTGTTCGTCAGATTAAGGGAGCTACTTGGAGTTAGCAGTAAACTGACTGCAAATTGCATATCAGTTTAA